From Streptomyces sp. TLI_105, the proteins below share one genomic window:
- the kdpF gene encoding K(+)-transporting ATPase subunit F has translation MSAENIVGLLVAAALLGYLVLALVKPERF, from the coding sequence GTGAGTGCCGAGAACATCGTCGGCCTGCTGGTCGCTGCCGCCCTGCTGGGCTATCTCGTCCTCGCCCTCGTCAAGCCGGAGAGGTTCTGA
- the kdpA gene encoding potassium-transporting ATPase subunit KdpA — protein sequence MSPVFAGALQLLALLVALGLSYRPLGDRMARVYSSEKHYKPEKWIYKAIGANPSVEMRWPAYLRGVLAFSAVSVLFLYLLQRAQGSLPGSLGFVSIDPDQAFNTAASFVANTNWQSYYGEQAMGHVVQTGGLAVQNFVSAAVGMAVAVALVRGFARSRTGELGNFWADLVRGVVRVLLPISVIGALVLVACGAIQNFSGIHEVGQFAGGAQQWNGGAVASQEVIKELGTNGGGYFNANSAHPFENPNGLSNLFEVYLILVIPLALTRTFGRMVGSLKQGYAILGTMAAIWLCFTALMMGTEFAGRGPAFELAGGAMEGKEARFGIGASAIFSVATTLTSTGAVNSFHSSNTGFGGGIDLLGMQLGEIAPGGVGSGLYGMLIMAVIAVFIAGLMVGRTPEYLGRKIGIREIKFAACYLLVTPALVLGFTAASFVLETPSHSMTNSGAHGFSEILYAYTSGANNNGSAFAGLNADTQWFNSTIGIAMLLGRFLPMVFVLALAGSLAEQTPVPETAGTLRTEKPLFAGLLVGTIMIITGLTYFPALALGPLAEGLAA from the coding sequence ATGAGTCCCGTTTTCGCTGGGGCACTCCAGCTTCTCGCGCTGCTGGTCGCGCTCGGTCTGTCGTACCGGCCGCTGGGTGACCGCATGGCGCGCGTCTACTCCTCGGAGAAGCACTACAAGCCCGAGAAGTGGATCTACAAGGCGATCGGCGCCAACCCGAGCGTCGAGATGCGCTGGCCGGCGTACCTGCGCGGGGTGCTGGCCTTCTCCGCGGTGAGTGTGCTGTTCCTGTATCTGCTGCAGCGGGCCCAGGGCTCGCTGCCGGGTTCGCTGGGCTTCGTGTCGATCGACCCCGATCAGGCGTTCAACACGGCCGCGTCCTTCGTGGCGAACACGAACTGGCAGTCGTACTACGGCGAGCAGGCCATGGGCCATGTCGTGCAGACCGGCGGCCTGGCCGTGCAGAACTTCGTGTCCGCGGCGGTCGGCATGGCGGTCGCGGTCGCTCTGGTGCGCGGCTTCGCCCGGTCCCGTACCGGTGAGCTGGGGAACTTCTGGGCCGATCTGGTGCGCGGAGTCGTACGCGTCCTCCTTCCGATCTCGGTGATCGGCGCTCTCGTCCTGGTGGCGTGCGGCGCGATCCAGAACTTCTCCGGGATCCACGAGGTCGGGCAGTTCGCGGGCGGTGCGCAGCAGTGGAACGGCGGGGCGGTGGCCTCCCAGGAGGTCATCAAGGAGCTGGGCACGAACGGCGGCGGGTACTTCAACGCCAACTCGGCCCACCCCTTCGAGAACCCCAACGGCCTGTCCAACCTGTTCGAGGTCTACCTGATCCTCGTCATTCCCCTCGCGCTGACGCGGACCTTCGGCCGGATGGTCGGATCCCTGAAGCAGGGGTACGCGATCCTCGGCACGATGGCCGCGATCTGGCTCTGCTTCACCGCGCTGATGATGGGGACCGAGTTCGCGGGCAGGGGCCCGGCGTTCGAGCTCGCCGGCGGCGCGATGGAGGGCAAGGAGGCCCGCTTCGGCATCGGCGCCTCCGCGATCTTCTCGGTCGCCACCACGCTGACGTCGACCGGCGCCGTCAACTCCTTCCACTCGTCGAACACCGGGTTCGGAGGCGGCATCGACCTGCTGGGCATGCAGCTCGGCGAGATCGCGCCCGGCGGTGTGGGATCCGGCCTGTACGGCATGCTGATCATGGCGGTCATCGCGGTGTTCATCGCCGGTCTGATGGTCGGCCGCACACCGGAGTACCTGGGCAGGAAGATCGGCATCCGCGAGATCAAGTTCGCGGCCTGCTACCTCCTCGTCACCCCCGCGCTCGTACTGGGCTTCACGGCGGCCTCGTTCGTCCTGGAGACCCCGTCCCACTCGATGACGAACTCCGGCGCGCACGGCTTCTCCGAGATCCTCTACGCCTACACCTCGGGCGCCAACAACAACGGCTCCGCGTTCGCGGGCCTGAACGCCGACACCCAGTGGTTCAACTCGACCATCGGCATCGCGATGCTCCTCGGCCGGTTCCTGCCGATGGTGTTCGTCCTCGCGCTGGCCGGTTCGCTGGCCGAGCAGACGCCCGTACCGGAGACGGCGGGCACCCTGCGGACCGAGAAGCCACTGTTCGCCGGCCTCCTGGTCGGCACGATCATGATCATCACCGGTCTCACCTACTTCCCGGCCCTGGCCCTCGGCCCGCTCGCCGAAGGGCTCGCGGCATGA